A window of Candidatus Thorarchaeota archaeon genomic DNA:
TGGATGTCCGTACCTATGGTTGCAAGGTACTCGCCCTCGAACGAGTCATACACATAGCGACCAACAAGGCTGGTCTTACCTACTGCGCCTTCGCCGAGGAAGACCAACTTGTAGAGGAAGTCCACGCTTTGGGGCAAATGACCGACCCTCCGGTCTGGAGTCCGTAGAATGAAGAACAGATTCAGTCTGATAAGAGTATCGCGGAAGTGGTGTCGGCGACATATGTACACACAAGGGCCGAATCCGTCTCACGAGTGGTCTCAGTCTTCCACCTCAGTACTGTGAGTGGCACACGGATGGCTTTGCGTGCTACACTCGCGGGGTTAGCAGCAGCTGCCCAGAAGCTGGACGGTCTTGGACATCGCTGCGTGGTGCATGTATACCTCCGTGCGGGAACGGAGAGCTCGGTTGGCTCGACACATCATGAGACCTCAAGGAGTGACCCCAGTGCCGTATCCTGGGAGTGACAAGACTCCTGTGTCCAACTCTGTCCAACTAAAAATGAACGGTTCAGGCAGTACGACGACCACTCTGCACACTACGGACCTGACTGTGGCAGCAGAGTCAGAAGGACCAAAACTGTGAAAAGACCCTTCGACGCAAGATAGTCGATTTCGCATGGAGATAGGAACCTTCGCCCGAAGCAATGAAGAGATCAGGACGGCCATGGCAGATCGTCCGGACTTCGTCGAGTTGAGACTCGATGTGTCGCACAGGTTCAACTACGTGGAGGCTCACAGGGAACTCAGCTCAAATGGCGTGCGGTGCACTCTGCACCTACCAAGCGACCCGGGCTGGCACCCCACAACAGTGAGCCAGGGAATCGCTCCATATCTGAACATTGCAAGACAGGTTGAGGCGGATGTGGTGACGTTTCACTCCACGCTTTCGAGCCTGTTCTACGAAGATGAGGATATAGATGACTTCCTCAGCTCGATTGGACTGGCCTGTGATGCAGCACGTGAGACGGGGGTTGTCCTGTCAGTGGAGACCCTGGGCTCATACTACACGGAGTTCACGCTTCTGTTCGATGCGAACCCGAATGTTCGGATGACGCTTGACATCGGGCATGGGCAGATACTGGCGCACAGGAACAGAGCCATAGGACACATTGACTCGTTCTTCGACCGAATTGTCCTTGTCAACGTCCACGACAACAGAGGCGAGGAGATGGTCCAAGAGGTGCTGCGACTGAAGAGAGAACGCAATGTCACTCGTGAGGAGATGAGGGAGATGGTGCGCCGATACGACACTCATATGCCGATAGGTGAGGGTTCAATCGACTTTCCGTCAATCTTCCGCAGCCTGAAGCAGCACGGGTACAACGGGAAGTTCCTCATGATGTGCGAGGACCAGAAGGCGTTCAGCAACGAACGTGAGAAGTTTATGAAGATGTGGCAGGAGTCCTAGCCTCTAGCGAGAGAGTCGACAAGCTTCTGGACCATGGAAAGACCGCTGTCATCGCCCGACTTTGAGAACAGGGCCTTCGCTATCCGGATTATACGTTGCGCTTCGTCGTACTTGCCCTGCACAACCATGAACCTGGCCTCCTTGAGTCGTGCGTCGCCCATTGCACTGTATATCTCAGGTGCGTACTCGAACATGTCCTTGCTGATGACTGCTCCGCACTTCGGACAGGTGGACACTAGATCCATATCAGACTCGATGGCGGGTGTGGGTACGTGGGCTTCGTCGGCGCCCTCATCAGAGTAACGCGACGACCTGAACTCGCCCAGAATCGCACTATCGACTGCAGCAGGCGAGGACTCTTCCGCAATCAGGTCCTCTTCCGCAGTGGCCCCGGGCCGCACGAACGACGACCGGGAACCCAGGATGCGTTCCTCGGCTCTTGCAGACGCGGGTACCGCTTCCTCTACTGGTCTTGTCTGGTCTGAAGGGGAGAGCTGTCGTTCCTCCGCCGGAGTGGTC
This region includes:
- a CDS encoding sugar phosphate isomerase/epimerase, with the translated sequence MEIGTFARSNEEIRTAMADRPDFVELRLDVSHRFNYVEAHRELSSNGVRCTLHLPSDPGWHPTTVSQGIAPYLNIARQVEADVVTFHSTLSSLFYEDEDIDDFLSSIGLACDAARETGVVLSVETLGSYYTEFTLLFDANPNVRMTLDIGHGQILAHRNRAIGHIDSFFDRIVLVNVHDNRGEEMVQEVLRLKRERNVTREEMREMVRRYDTHMPIGEGSIDFPSIFRSLKQHGYNGKFLMMCEDQKAFSNEREKFMKMWQES
- a CDS encoding zinc-ribbon domain-containing protein is translated as MQTCPNCGKANQPTRKYCIRCGASLLKPIKEAAPAPPKPKIEVPELGRVTTGASVKAQKEAAAGAAAAAAAEPPPPTTDDRWVRPSEVPRDRVRIASTTRGKSESEKAKEIFAKAMEYGIEESGSGVVESRMLRASEVRMLMESGSEQEPEPTPSPAVRPRPSSTTAATTPAEERQLSPSDQTRPVEEAVPASARAEERILGSRSSFVRPGATAEEDLIAEESSPAAVDSAILGEFRSSRYSDEGADEAHVPTPAIESDMDLVSTCPKCGAVISKDMFEYAPEIYSAMGDARLKEARFMVVQGKYDEAQRIIRIAKALFSKSGDDSGLSMVQKLVDSLARG